One Phaseolus vulgaris cultivar G19833 chromosome 11, P. vulgaris v2.0, whole genome shotgun sequence genomic window carries:
- the LOC137828477 gene encoding uncharacterized protein isoform X2, with protein sequence MFRDVSSCNTYNYGDALYWDARYIQEGGSFDWYQRYSALRPFVRNFIPFSSRILMVGCGNAVMSEDMVKDGYEHITNIDISSVAIEMMRRKYECIPQLKYLQMDVRDMSLFPDESFDGVIDKGTLDSLMCGSDAPISASQMLAEVCRLLKPGGTYILITYGDPTVRMPHLTRPVFNWKITLYNILFFSCIWSLIPCSKTWISKARK encoded by the exons ATGTTTAGGGATGTGTCGAGCTGCAACACCTACAACTACGGCGACGCTCTGTATTGGGACGCGCGCTACATCCAAGAGGGTGGTTCCTTCGATTGGTACCAGCGTTATTCTGCTCTCAGACCTTTCGTGCGCAATTTCATCCCTTTTTCTTCCAGGATTCTCATGGTTGGTTGCGGCAATGCTG TTATGTCCGAGGATATGGTGAAAGATGGTTATGAGCACATCACAAATATTGATATTTCATCGGTTGCGATTGAGATGATGAGAAGAAAATATGAGTGCATCCCCCAGCTAAAAT ACCTGCAGATGGATGTCAGGGATATGAGCCTTTTTCCAGATGAATCTTTTGATGGTGTTATTGATAAAG GAACTCTTGATTCATTGATG TGTGGTTCTGATGCTCCAATTAGTGCTTCTCAGATGCTTGCAGAAGTGTGTAG ACTTCTAAAACCTGGAGGAACTTATATTTTG ATCACATATGGCGATCCAACAGTAAGGATGCCTCATCTAACCAGACCCGTGTTCAATTGGAAAATTACGTTGTATAATATCC TGTTCTTCTCATGCATATGGTCTCTAATCCCTTGCAGCAAGACCTGGATTTCAAAAGCCCGAAAGTAG
- the LOC137828477 gene encoding uncharacterized protein isoform X1 yields MFRDVSSCNTYNYGDALYWDARYIQEGGSFDWYQRYSALRPFVRNFIPFSSRILMVGCGNAVMSEDMVKDGYEHITNIDISSVAIEMMRRKYECIPQLKYLQMDVRDMSLFPDESFDGVIDKGTLDSLMCGSDAPISASQMLAEVCRLLKPGGTYILITYGDPTVRMPHLTRPVFNWKITLYNIPRPGFQKPESSTPSRKSFLEPIPLSEKGLLPTDFVLEDPDSHYIYVCKKINDSEIDTIPAYRLTADVL; encoded by the exons ATGTTTAGGGATGTGTCGAGCTGCAACACCTACAACTACGGCGACGCTCTGTATTGGGACGCGCGCTACATCCAAGAGGGTGGTTCCTTCGATTGGTACCAGCGTTATTCTGCTCTCAGACCTTTCGTGCGCAATTTCATCCCTTTTTCTTCCAGGATTCTCATGGTTGGTTGCGGCAATGCTG TTATGTCCGAGGATATGGTGAAAGATGGTTATGAGCACATCACAAATATTGATATTTCATCGGTTGCGATTGAGATGATGAGAAGAAAATATGAGTGCATCCCCCAGCTAAAAT ACCTGCAGATGGATGTCAGGGATATGAGCCTTTTTCCAGATGAATCTTTTGATGGTGTTATTGATAAAG GAACTCTTGATTCATTGATG TGTGGTTCTGATGCTCCAATTAGTGCTTCTCAGATGCTTGCAGAAGTGTGTAG ACTTCTAAAACCTGGAGGAACTTATATTTTG ATCACATATGGCGATCCAACAGTAAGGATGCCTCATCTAACCAGACCCGTGTTCAATTGGAAAATTACGTTGTATAATATCC CAAGACCTGGATTTCAAAAGCCCGAAAGTAGTACACCATCGAGAAAATCATTCTTGGAGCCCATCCCTCTTTCAGAAAAGGGATTGCTTCCAACAGATTTCGTTTTGGAAGATCCAGATTCTCACTATATATATGTTTGTAAAAAGATAAATGACTCAGAGATAGACACTATACCTGCATACCGATTGACAGCTGATGTTTTATAG